AATCGTTCTAAAGTGTCGCACACATGTCTCATTGTTGGTCTCTTTTCGGGGCTGCTATGAACACAAGCCATAGCAATTTTTAGGACAGCGATTATCTCGTCTTCCTTGTCTGCCTCCTGAGCTAAATATGGATCCAATACATCTATTAGTGGCTGTTTCTCGTCAATGCAATGTTGAATCCATTCAACAACGTCCATTTCCGAGGTTCCCACTTGCACTAAGGCAGATCTTCCAGTAATCATTTCCAGTAAGATCACCCCGTATGAGTAAACATCCCACTTTTGTGACGGTTTCACAGCTTTAAGGGATTCCGGGGCTTGGTAGTAACTAAGTGCATTTGTTGTAGCTGACACACTACCAACTTCAGATGGTGCTTGTTTTTGTTGGGGTTTCTCATAGTTCATCCTGCTAGATAGTAGGGTAGGGGTTCCCCCAGCAATATTGGCAAGGCGACCGAGTCCAAAATCTGCGATTTTAGGTTCCATGTCCTGTCCAAGCAGTATGTTGCTTGGGTTTAAATCACCATGAACGTACTTTTTGGGGCTGAATTCATGCAAGTACACTAAACCTCTAGCGATGCCTTTCGTGATTTGtaatcggattgaccatgacaATGGCGTAAATGAATCCATTCCTGGCTTCCCTGTTGACATTATCACATACAAACCAACAAATGTCAGCGAAATGTATTTAAGTAGGCAAACTATATCATGTAATTGGGAAACATGAATTATAAAATCTTACCATGTAAAGCAGTGGCTAGGCTTCCATGGGGTACATAATCATATATGAGCAACTTCTCATCAACAGACCAATAATATGCTCTTATAGTGACAACATTTGGATGCCTAAGCTTCCCAATTGCTTCAACTTCAGTTTGGAATTCTTTAAACCGCTGTGAACCCCCTTCACCTAGTCTTCTCACAGCCAAGGTGACTCCATCTTCAAGCACCACCTTATACACGATACCAATCCCACTCTTTCCTAATACAAAAGCCGAAGCTTTCAATAGCTCGTCTAGATCAAATGCAACTTGAGAATCCAACGGTACCAAATCATACTGCTCAATGTTCTCCGACAACGTTTCAGACTCGTCTCTCGTGAAACAAAAACACTCCCTACTTTCTCTCCCTCCCTTCTCATCCTTACTCTTACAAGGACAAACCCTTGTATAACAATAAGACAACAACCACCCAATGAGGCAGATCCCAATAACATCACTCACCACAATGGCAGCCACAGCACTTCTACTAAGCCCTTTCCCCTTACCCTTCCCACCACTATCCTTACTCCCTTGAGGTGAATAATCACTTGGTAAATACGGGTATGAAGCCGGCGACACCGCAGAAGACTCCGAAGTACACGGATTCTTCAACGGAGGGCCACAAAGACCAGGGTTCCCAATAAAAGCAGTAGGTCCTCTATTCAAAAGAGCACCAGTTTGTGGAATTGGTCCACTCAAATTGTTAAAAGTAAGATCAATGTAAACCTTCTCAGGTAACTCTCCAAGACTAGCTGGAATCAATCCACTAAACAAATTATGGGAAAAATCAGCAGTCCCTTGCAAACTAGACAAGTTACCCAAATCATTTGGGATTGACCCATTAAATTGATTATAGGAAACATCAAGTTTCTCAAGGGTAACCAAAACCCTCCCAAACCCATTTGGGAGACTCCCACTAAAATTATTATGACTCAAAACAAGATTTTTTAGCCTCTTCAACTCAAGAATTGAAGAGGGTAAAGACCCATTTAAGAAATTTTGGGACAAATCCAAATTTTGAAGGTATTTTAGCTTCCTAATTTCATCTGGTAATGACCCATATAAAGAATTACCAAATAAAACCAAACTTTGAAGACCTTGAGCTTGGAAAAGATTAAGGGGTAATGGCCCATAAAACCTGTTGCTCCTTAAATTAACATGGCGCAAATCAGAGAGTGTCCCAAGTGAAGATGGAAGGTACCCTAAAAGTTTCTTCTTGGGGATGCTAACAGAAACTACTTTTTGGTTTTTACAAGTAACTCCATTCCATGAACAAGGGTTTTCGTCggtttggttccaattgctcaTTGTCCCGTATGGGTCTTGAGTTATGGATTGTTTAAATGACAGAAGTGTGAATCCTTCATCATTTAAACAGTTTACAAATGATTTCGGGTTAATTAGCAAAAGAATTACCCACAAAATGAGGTAATGCATTGCTATGATTTGAAGGTTATAACAAGAAAAATGAGAAGTTTAGAGATTACCTGGGAGAAATGGGAGCTGAATTTAGCAACAGAATTTAGAATTTTTAGATGGAAACTTTTTGGGAGAACAGGAGAGTGGGAAAGGAGTTTCCAAGCTTTGGAAAAGTGGACATTAGAGAGAAAGgagaatgaaaaggaaatgaaAGGAAGGAAAGATGTGGTAAACTCACTGTAAAGTAAAAATAGTGTTAGGTCCCCACTAATATTCTTCCCCACAAAGTTCATACAATTATGTAATGATTTATCTGAGAGGTACGGTAACTACTGTTATACATTACTCCGTATGTTGCACCAAGGTGGACATATACACGGACACGATAGGTAAttatgtacttcctccgtcccggaatacttgacctatttttcttatcgggccgtaccttaatacttgacctgtttctaaaaatggaaatattctaacaatattatattatttctcactccacccctattaacccacctaccccctactccatacaaaaaataattaaaaattcaacccctactctcccccaaccccacctcttaacccacctcccactaactacattaaaataataccccactatcaactactacctattaaattaaataagtcaattcaagttccttaaactctgtgcgggtcaaaccgggtcgagtattccgggaccgAGTGAGTATATAAGACATCGGCATTTTAAAAATGACGGATACGGAAATACGAAAAATAATAGTAACAAAATATAATGACATAAAAGGCAAATGTGTCAAAATAGAATTTTTATATGACTAATTGTGCGAGAAACAACCTTATATTATTTTTCGGGTAAATTCAAACCTTAAAGTAAATAGATTTTGCAAGAAACAACTTTAGTCCATTTTCAGGCATTGATCGGACCTTTTCCGGCGTTGACGGTGGCATGCCGTTCATATGCGTCTTTTTTCTTGGAAatttttccaaaacaaaccTTATTATGTTTTGTTTTGCGAGAAACTACCTTTTATAAAACAAAATTGGTAATTCCagaacttaaaaaaaatatttgcgAGAAACAACCTTTATAACCTTTTATGGTaaagaaaattttattttatcgtGCTAGCTAACATCATTGTAGAGCTTACATGGAGACAATAAGTGAAATTGACGTGGAGGCTTTCAACTATTTGGAAGGAATTCCAACATGCCAAAGATCAAAGAATGCATGAGCGATGGGGGTcgttttttcggatatcagatatgtgtagCAATACAcgtatcaactaaaagacaaatagctaaaagacaaaaaaggaagtaccattcatgttaaaaaagtatcattctgtaaaaaaaaagtaccatttttgttttaaaaaatacatttttgtttctttcctacttttgtcttttgctatgatatgcattAGCAAGCACATATTAGATATGCAAAAATACTTCCTCTGAGTGATGAGTCTGGTATGTTTTTCAACGACTGTTATAAGAGTTTCAATAATATGTTGAGGGATGCAAGTGAAATGCAATCCTCTAGTTAAAGGAGTGGATTAGGAGGCCGATATGTAATGTAAAGGGTTTTAGGTAAAAACTAAGAGCTAAAAAGTTTTGACGGAGTCATAATACTATATGAATTTAAGATGAACTAGTTCGTATGGGTCTAAAAGAAGTGAGTAATATAATGATAACTAACATACCAAGTTGACCTACATGAATTTAAAGAAGTCTTTGTTCTAAATTTTGAAACAAAGGCATGTTGTTGCTACATGCTTGCATGTGGATTCTCATGAATATATCTTGTTGGCATGCCATGGCATGAATCCAGCAAAAGAGAAAGTAGAACATAACATGAACTTTGTTCACCATGCATTACCATGTACAAACATAAGCCAAAACTTACACTCTTGTCTTTAATGTATGTCAGACTAGAACTAGGAGAAGTTGCACCTTACTCGAAACCACTTCCTCGTACTTATGGGGTTATGAGGAATGGTTGGTAGGACTAGCAAAAAGGGGgtaaaaacaaaggaacaagaGAAAGGTCTGGATAAAACATTAGGTTAAGAGATCCAATAAGAACAAAACAATAAATTCGGTTCCATTTTTTACTTCCATGTGAACCTTGAAAAGATGCTaactgatgagcgacatttatgtcgctcttagcttaggattttatgttagtttctatgctttttttatagtttttataggtTTTTGTGTGCATTTTATGCTTTacaggtgattatgatgaaaagtggtggaaaacaagtagatttgagccaaaacagggcttgtgcgatcgagtgatggtttgtgcgcccgaatagagtagtgcaaatggagttcatggaatttccagttttgtgcgatcgtatgccctctgttgttcggtcgcacagaattGATTTCTGAGACAAAATGCCCCAAAATTGGAAAACGACCGCACAAGGCCTTATGTTCGACAGCACAAcatttgttcgaccgcacacCTTTTTgagttcgaccgcacaaaagttgTGCGCCCGATTAGTTCTTCTTGTTCGACCGAATAGAGCTGCAAAGGAGACttgagccaaagaaaccccattcgacTGAACAGGATTTTATGTTCGGTCACACAGGACGAAGGAAATGATCTTCGCTGTCTTTGCTCGCACAGGGCTGCATTTGGTCGAACAAAGTcatttacgttcggtcgcacagtggGTACGTGCGACCGAATCGAgcgcgggctgctcttattcgaattctggcttctatttggggaaacttataaatagattttttgatttattttgtggagaggagaattttagttgataattggagattctaaaagtagattttcagcaattctagagagagaaactctcctccattcaagcttcaatttgtaatccttcttaacttttcttcaattttgcaatttaattcttagtttcttaattcttgctcttgctttgttgttgattgttcttcaattctttaatttcttgaattcttgatttcattgattgaagttactttgattttcaatttgtgatttgattgtgcaattgaactcTTAATTCTTTTCTAGTGCTTGCTAGCTTATTCttaatggattgcttgatttctagaatgactagtgagtagaattaggttaaggtaaggggagaatctaggggcttaattaggggaaattgttgattgattgttggttgattcatgtgattaaatatgatttgatgataggatatccatgctagttgag
This genomic stretch from Spinacia oleracea cultivar Varoflay chromosome 3, BTI_SOV_V1, whole genome shotgun sequence harbors:
- the LOC110796109 gene encoding receptor protein kinase-like protein ZAR1 codes for the protein MHYLILWVILLLINPKSFVNCLNDEGFTLLSFKQSITQDPYGTMSNWNQTDENPCSWNGVTCKNQKVVSVSIPKKKLLGYLPSSLGTLSDLRHVNLRSNRFYGPLPLNLFQAQGLQSLVLFGNSLYGSLPDEIRKLKYLQNLDLSQNFLNGSLPSSILELKRLKNLVLSHNNFSGSLPNGFGRVLVTLEKLDVSYNQFNGSIPNDLGNLSSLQGTADFSHNLFSGLIPASLGELPEKVYIDLTFNNLSGPIPQTGALLNRGPTAFIGNPGLCGPPLKNPCTSESSAVSPASYPYLPSDYSPQGSKDSGGKGKGKGLSRSAVAAIVVSDVIGICLIGWLLSYCYTRVCPCKSKDEKGGRESRECFCFTRDESETLSENIEQYDLVPLDSQVAFDLDELLKASAFVLGKSGIGIVYKVVLEDGVTLAVRRLGEGGSQRFKEFQTEVEAIGKLRHPNVVTIRAYYWSVDEKLLIYDYVPHGSLATALHGKPGMDSFTPLSWSIRLQITKGIARGLVYLHEFSPKKYVHGDLNPSNILLGQDMEPKIADFGLGRLANIAGGTPTLLSSRMNYEKPQQKQAPSEVGSVSATTNALSYYQAPESLKAVKPSQKWDVYSYGVILLEMITGRSALVQVGTSEMDVVEWIQHCIDEKQPLIDVLDPYLAQEADKEDEIIAVLKIAMACVHSSPEKRPTMRHVCDTLERLPELSP